In a single window of the Kwoniella shandongensis chromosome 5, complete sequence genome:
- a CDS encoding 6-phosphogluconolactonase, translating into MPPQPPAPPVFYSFNTTDVLVDSLANFVVKAQRDAVEKRGKFTIALSRGTLAANLRGLVGQENVQWDKWEVFFCDEAAVPLESEDSNYHSNIVSFLSHVPIPKNQIHTIDPSLIDDLEELADQYEKQLIDHFAKSNAARYPTFDLMLLGMGTDGETASLFPRHDILTEKDAWVSYIDDAPRGPKRRITMTLPVLTHCYRAVFVVTGGEKAEMLHSILDEPEIGLPCSRVRPASPGLVFWFADADAASTTKYPPTTFRWIDNQKEAEEAVAAAKRKAASKGDDE; encoded by the exons ATgcctcctcaacctcctgctcctcccgTGTTCTACAGCTTCAACACCACCGACGTCCTCGTGG ACTCACTCGCCAACTTCGTCGTCAAGGCGCAGAGAGATgcagtggagaagagaggaaagttCACCATCGCCCTTTCGAGAGGAACGTTGGCTGCGAATTTGAGAGGATTAGTTGGACAGGAGAACGTTCAATGGgacaagtg GGAGGTATTCTTTTGCGACGAAGCTGCTGTCCCGCTCGAATCAGAAGACTCCAACTACCACTCCAATatcgtctctttcctctcccatgTGCCCATCCCTAAGAATCAGATCCACACCATCGACCCTTCATTAATTGACGACCTCGAAGAATTGGCAGATCAGTACGAGAAACAACTCATCGACCATTTCGCCAAATCCAACGCCGCTCGATACCCCACATTCGACCTGATGTTATTGGGAATGGGTACAGACGGTGAGACGGCGAGTCTGTTCCCTAGGCATGACATTttgacggagaaggacgCTTGGGTCAGTTATATTGACGATGCGCCAAGAGGTCCCAAGAGAAGAATCACCATGAC ATTACCTGTCTTGACACATTGCTATCGAGCGGTCTTTGTGGTGACTGGCGGTGAAAAGGCAGAGATGTTGCATTCTATTCTTGATGAGCCTGAGATTGGTCTCCCTTGTTCTCGAGTACGACCTGC TTCCCCCGGACTAGTCTTTTGGTTCGCCGATGCCGATGCCGCCTCGACGACCAAATACCCTCCAACGACTTTCCGATGGATCGATAACCagaaagaagcagaagaggcgGTTGCAGCTGCGAAACGTAAGGCTGCAAGcaaaggggatgatgagtAG